A DNA window from Schistocerca americana isolate TAMUIC-IGC-003095 chromosome 4, iqSchAmer2.1, whole genome shotgun sequence contains the following coding sequences:
- the LOC124613944 gene encoding probable GPI-anchored adhesin-like protein PGA55 isoform X1, with protein sequence MTITKKDSASKGKSKATITKTSKEIASTSTKIAETKKQAFTTVVKSSSSSSVSRSKHLSSTSGSSTAVQKSSSGGNAIQSAVNGTVTNGNVSSELALASGSSTSEVVESVSESTQVSQSSSKKESFSSSSRTVVMDSSGNVISVIEGSDGGSSRQGDRQKALSQATKQLKDGQRIVVIGGSTTEQLVQTGGEQIVSEVIQQSSSSHMASSKSSTVVEEVSSSTVIEGRQSSVSEESFTGRQITGQTIASEQIQQSMSTSKQESSSLSQSSSVQNVSSSSDVRDGRSQMMLDSSALQSGRQIALSDRGRSDIIQHSSSTSSVSKQSSAVEMSSSTSVVQEGREQISVSESSVRDAKQMTAVSETVQQQTKSSTSIQQSSVVEDVSVSTSVQESIGRTTASEVTSTQQVVAGETSVVRDALSQQQLSSTVKEATTSSSTSSRAQTQKEVSEKKTLAVKDKKTEAWINPCKEQCICEICTCG encoded by the coding sequence ATGACGATCACGAAGAAGGACTCGGCTTCCAAGGGGAAGTCGAAGGCAACGATAACGAAAACGAGCAAAGAGATCGCCTCCACATCGACCAAGATCGCCGAGACGAAGAAGCAGGCCTTCACGACCGTGGTGAAGTCCTCCTCTTCGTCCTCCGTCTCCAGATCCAAGCACCTCTCGTCGACGAGCGGCAGCTCCACGGCGGTACAGAAGTCCTCCAGCGGCGGAAATGCGATCCAGTCGGCGGTCAACGGGACGGTGACCAACGGAAATGTCTCCTCCGAGCTGGCTCTGGCCTCGGGCTCCTCGACCAGCGAAGTCGTCGAATCAGTCAGCGAGTCCACGCAAGTCAGCCAATCCAGCAGCAAGAAAGAGTCGTTTTCCAGCAGCTCGAGGACTGTGGTGATGGACAGCAGCGGAAATGTCATCTCCGTCATAGAGGGATCCGACGGCGGTTCTTCCCGCCAGGGAGACAGGCAAAAAGCTCTGTCGCAAGCGACCAAACAGCTCAAAGACGGCCAGAGGATAGTTGTAATTGGCGGATCGACCACGGAACAACTCGTGCAGACTGGTGGCGAACAGATAGTCTCCGAAGTGATCCAACAGTCGTCGAGTTCGCACATGGCGTCCAGCAAATCGTCCACGGTCGTCGAGGAAGTGTCGTCCTCGACAGTCATTGAAGGGCGCCAAAGTAGTGTTTCAGAAGAGTCTTTCACGGGCCGACAGATCACTGGCCAAACTATTGCCTCAGAACAGATACAGCAGTCAATGTCTACGTCAAAACAAGAATCGTCCTCCCTCAGTCAGTCCTCGAGCGTCCAGAATGTGTCCTCCAGCAGTGACGTGCGAGACGGACGCTCTCAGATGATGCTGGACAGCTCTGCATTACAAAGCGGCCGTCAGATCGCATTGTCCGATCGCGGTCGTTCCGATATTATCCAGCACTCCTCCTCGACATCCTCCGTCAGCAAGCAGTCGTCAGCTGTAGAGATGTCCTCCAGCACCAGTGTGGTGCAAGAGGGCCGTGAACAAATATCGGTCAGTGAATCGTCTGTGCGCGATGCCAAGCAAATGACGGCTGTATCGGAAACCGTACAGCAACAGACCAAGTCCTCCACAAGCATTCAACAGTCGTCAGTAGTCGAAGATGTGTCCGTGAGCACCAGTGTCCAGGAGAGCATTGGTCGCACGACAGCTTCGGAGGTGACGAGCACACAACAGGTGGTGGCCGGCGAGACAAGCGTCGTGCGAGATGCGTTGAGCCAGCAACAGCTGAGTTCCACCGTCAAAGAGGCAACCACCAGTAGCAGCACATCCAGCCGCGCACAGACGCAGAAGGAGGTTTCCGAAAAGAAGACGCTCGCCGTCAAGGATAAAAAGACTGAGGCCTGGATCAACCCGTGCAAGGAGCAGTGCATCTGCGAGATCTGTACGTGCGG